Genomic window (Jeotgalibaca ciconiae):
CTGAATTCTTATCCTTAGAACTGATATAGGCGTTCCCTATTAAAGTACCATTTAGCAAATTAATTTTTTTATCTGCCAATAAGGATGCATTTTTAGGAAGTTCAGGCAAACTGCCCCCGCTATCTTTATCAAACCACTTTACAGTCATTTTTTTCTCTACTACCCTTTTTTTCCGATTTATTATTCCGGTCGACTGAATGATATATTCTTGTGGATTCGCGCCAGCTTTTATTTCTATAGCAACTTCAGGAGAATCACCAAATTGTGTTTCAAAATCTTGGTATACTTCTCCATCTATGGAAGATATAACAGAATTTACATTGTTATAAAAAGAGTTTTCTGTCTGAGCATTGTGATACTCAGCTAACACTTGGACATAAACATCTTCATACGCTCTCTTCGCACCAGCCTCGGCAATATAATAAGCAGAAGTATCATCTCGGTTGATATCGCTCAAGCGGAAGCTTCCCAACGTCAGAACGCCAATCGATGCTCCCAAAACCGATAGCACCAATAGAACCATTAAGGTCAAAACTAATCCACTGCCTTCTTCGCCAGATACAACTGTGCTTTTTCGTTTCACCTTACTCACCTCTAAAGTAAATCATGGTCACATATTCTTCTAGATTTTCACCCATGAGTGTCAATTCAATTGAGGAACCATCTTCAGATTTTTCGCAGCCAAAACGTTCGATGTTCTCCGCAATGATTGCTGTTCCTTTTGAAATAATTTGATTACCGACTAATTCAAAAAGGATTGTGCCATCTACATAAATTGCCCCTTCTTCAATTGCTACTTTATCAGCTGATAGCCCGCGTAATTCCCTAGACATTGAAGATAAACCTGCTGATAACTCATTGGCCTGACTTGCTTCAGAAGCTTGCTTGACATACTGCTTCTGACCGAAGATATGAATCGATCCTACAAGTAAGATGACTACTGATAAGAGGGTCAAACTAGCCAACAATTCAACGAGTGTCATCCCTTCTTCCTCGACTAAATCAATCTCCAGCATCTTGCTTCTCAAGCGTGAGATAGGTTTCCATCTGCGCATAGGTTTTCTCTCCCTTCCTTACAGTTACAAATGCGTTGTAAAGATTAATATCTGGTAATTTCGTTATCTTTACTCTAATTGTAAAGTCGTTCTCTGGACTTGTTTTTACAATTTCGCCGTTTTCATCCAGATCAATGTCTTCAATTTTTGTATATTGATTGAGCTCTTCTAGTTCAGCCTGTGCAATAAAAGTTGCAAAATTAACATCCTTCGTTTGATTATTTGTCTTTGATGCTTGAATAAAAAAGGATAGGAATGTGGTTACAATCAATGAGATTAAAACAATAGAAGCCAGTACTTCGACCAATGTCATTCCTGACTCATCTTTGGTAATAGTTATAGGAGATTTTCCATAATTATATTTCATCGTTTTCTTCCTTCTTGAAGAATAATATTTACTTATAATTTGATAATTCCATTTCTTTTTATTGATTCAATTTTATTAAAAACGTCAAATATAATTATATTATCACACCGGCAAACTGTCAATGACTTTTGTTTCACGTATATTGCTGGAAACATCGGTTTGAAAAAATATTGTCTTATTTAATTACAATAAAGCGCTTGCTAAAGAAATAACAAGATAAAATAGGACATATTTTATTAACATTTGTTTATTTGTGTTTTTATTACTCACCTTACACTAAAATTATTTAAAGTTTTTATAACTTTTTTATAATAAAAGACACTTCTTTTCATTTTGTAAATAAAAAAAGATACCTTCACAAAATGAAAGTATCCTTTAAAAATATTTATTGCTGATTATAGATAACCAACTGCCATTAGGAGTTAATTTCCTGCGTTGACATGATATCATCGGGGTTCACATATTTATCATTATTTCTATCGCTGACATACAACTGATCGCGTCCATTATTCTTCGCTTTATACATGGCACTATCAGCTCGTTTCCATACTTTATGAAAACTCTCGTCCTCCCGTGCATAGGCCAATCCCACTGAAAGGGTAACAGAAATGGTATGGTGCCGATTGATTGGAATCGGCCGATTGACAACGTTGTCCATTATATCCGCAACAGCTAATTCTGCTTCTTTCAGGGATAGACCTGTTATAATAATCGCAAATTCTTCTCCACCAATACGATATATAGTTGTATTATTTGTCGAATAAGCAGAAAAAACTTGGGCAATCCCCCATAGGATTTTATCGCCAGCATCGTGTCCGTACCGATCGTTGTATGATTTAAACCAATCAATATCCAATACAGCTACGCTCATATCCGTTTGACGATTGTTTTCCAATTTATTTAGCCGTTCCTTAAATTTTCGTACATTTAACAAATGTGTTAGATAATCATAATCTGTTCTTTCACGCAAAATCCGTAAATCATCCATCATAAAATATAAAGCAGTTATCATCGCATAACCAAAAATGGAGATGATAAGATAAAATAAGAATGTTTGATCCAAATTTTGTAGAAAGAAGTAGCTACTTATAGCTGTGATTATTAAATTAAAGGTAACTAAAGCTATTAATTGACCATATGATTGGAATTTCTTTTCAGCTATCTTTTTGATTGCGCACATCGATAGAGCAAGAAAAAGGCAGCCAAGTACTCCTATCAGAGGATTTTTGTCCATCGTAAAATAGAGATAAACAATTTCAACTAGCAGCATGCTTGGAATGGTAATCTTCCAGCCTAGGTATATCATGGAGATACTAAAAAGCAAAGGTCGAAAATCAAGATATGCTCCCATAAAAAAGATCGATAATTCTAATAGCGCGATGCCGAGAATCGTCTCTACTAGTATAAACAGAAAAAATTCTTTTCTAGTAAAAAATTCTTTATCCGACACTCCGCTATTTATACGATAATAGAGATATATTGGAATCATGATAACAGCGATATTAGCAATGATATTAGCGAACATAACAAACTCCCGTTCAAAAACTTATTTTCCAGTGCTGCCTTGCATAGCAGCAACTAATATTTTTTACAGCCTTCTTCCTCTCCCCCAAAAATAGCCCTGTTGAAAAATAACGCCCATCTCGTGTAACTTAGCAGCTAGTTCTGCATCTTCTACTGCTTCAACTACCAGCTTGACTTGATGGTGCCTGGCTATTTCTATCCATCCCTTCAGAAAATGAAGCAATGTACTTCTATTCATCTTTCGAAAAGGCAGGATTGAAAACTTTATACTAGAGAGGACATCAATATGTTCCATGACAAATTGCATACTATTCAGACCACAATCTACATCATCCAATGCAATTGTAAAACCCATTTCATTGATTTGGTTCATCCACTGTCTTGTTGAAAAAACTCTTCTAGTATAATCCTCTGGTGGAAACTCGGTAAATTCAATCGTGATCCGGTCACTATACATTTGAATCGATTTTAAAAACTCCCAAGTGGACTCATAAGTTAGTTGTTGAGGATGTAGATTGAGTGATAAGTCAGCATTTGGTATTCTTTCCATATAATCATATACCATCTCAGTGTATTGTTCTAATAGCAATTCATTACTATCCTCATCTGCTATTAACGTCATAAATAGTTCAAAAGGAAAGGAAGAATTTTCTTTTGATCGTAATAAGACTTCATAAGAACATACATCTTGTTCTAGTGAAGATACAGCTTGGATGATAGGTTGAAAAACAAAATACAAATCATCTATCTTTTCTTTTATCGCATTTGAACTCAAAATAGTATATTTTCCTTTCTATAAAGCCTTCGGATGAAGGAGATTCTTTTAGCAGCATTCAATAAATTGTTTTGTATCTTTAGATAGTAAAACATACCGCATACTATAGTAATCGGTTCAAATTTTACTTTTTTAAGTTTAGTTTTCGAAAAAAGACTAATTTCATAGAAAGACAGAAAGAAGCTGAGATTAATCCCAGCTCTTCCTTTTTTCTATTTAACTCATTTCAAACGCACCGGTATATAATTGATAGTACTCTCCTTTTTGATCAATCAGTTCATCATGATTTCCTCTTTCAATAATTCTACCTTGTTCCATTACCATGATTGCATCTGAATTTCGGATGGTGGACAGTCGGTGAGCAATAACGAATACCGTTCGTCCTTCCATCAATGCATCCATCCCGCGTTGAACAATTGCCTCTGTTCTTGTATCGATACTTGAAGTAGCTTCATCCAGAATCAATACAGGAGGATTTGCGACAGCTGCTCTGGCAATTGCTAACAATTGGCGTTGTCCTTGTGATAGCGACCCGCCATCTCCGGTCAATTCTGTATCATAGCCGTGTGGTAATTGCTTGATAAAAAAGTCTGCATTTGCTAATTTTGCCGCTGCTTCAACTTCTTCATCCGTTGCATCCAATCTTCCGTATCGAATATTTTCTTTAATTGTTCCTGAAAACAAATGCGTATCTTGTAAGACAATCCCAAGTGATTTTCTTAAATCATCTTTTTTGATATCCTTGATATCAAGCCCATCATAAGTAATCATTCCTTGTTGAATATCATAAAAACGATTAATCAAGTTCGTGATGGTTGTTTTTCCAGCGCCTGTTGCTCCAACGAAGGCGATTTTTTGCCCTGGTTTAGCAAACAAGCTAATGCTATGGAGAACTGTTTTGTTCTCATTATAACCAAATGTCACATCTTTAAAGCGAACATCTCCAGTCAGTTCTATATAGTTAATAGCACTGTCCGAAGTCTTTTTCCAAGCCCAATGTCCTGTCCGTTCACTTACTTCTTCAATTTCACCATCAAGATTTTTCTTTATATTCACCAATTCAATCGTTCCCGTGTCTTCTTCTGGTTCTTCATCCAATAGTTGGAAAATCCGTTGTGCTCCTGCCAGCGAAAGAACGATCGCATTAAATTGTTGCGAAATCTGAGAAACGGGCATCGTGATACTCTTGGTGAACTGTACGAAAGAAGCAATACTACCAATTGTCAATGCCGTAACGCCTGTAATAGAAAAAATTGAACCCACTACTGCTGTTAATAGATAAGTAAAGTTTCCGATATTCCCCATAATTGGCATTAATATATTTGCATAAGTATTTGCTTTTGTTGCATTCTCCCTTAAATCCTCATTCAACTTATCAAAATCAGCAATTGCTTCATCTTCATGATTAAATACTTTAACAACCTTTTGTCCTTCAATCATTTCCTCTACATATCCATTTAAAGCTCCCAATGCAGATTGTTGAATAGAGAAGTAGCGACCACTCCTGCTTCCTAAGAAACGAATCACATAGACCATCAATCCAACCATCACTAAAACAAATAGAGTCATTGGAACATTAATAATAAACATCGCAATTACAATAGATAGAATCATAATAAAGGAAGAGAAAGTCTGCGGAACAGACTGACTGATCATCTGTCTCAATGTATCGATATCATTGGTATAGTGACTCATGATATCTCCGGTAGCATTGCTATCAAAATAGCGTATCGGTAAAGTTTCCATATGTTCAAACATTTCGTCACGAATATCTTTCAATATGCCTTGCGCTACTGTAACCATGGAACGATTATAAACATAGGTGAACAGTGCTCCGGTTAAATACAATCCTGCCATCAACCCAATTACACGAGCTAAGTTAGAAAAATCAGGATTTTCTTGTAAAACTAACGGAGCAATATAATCATCAATCAATACTTTTGTAAAACTGATTCCAATTGCATTTGTTCCTGCACTGATTAAAATACTGACAACAACAACGATTAGACGTAACTTGTATTCTTTTGTTGCATAAGAAAGGATTCTTTTTAATATTTTCAAGGGACTTACGGTTGCTTTACTCATCGGTTTATTCTTCAATGATTGTCCCTCCTTTTACTTGAGATTCATATACTTCTTTATAAATCGCATTATTTCCTAACAATTCTTCATGCGTTCCAATTCCATCAATTTTCCCTTCATTTAATACAATAATTCGATCTGAATCTTGAATGGAAGAAATACGCTGCGCAACAATAATTTTTGTTGTATTTGGAATCTCTTGCGAGAATGAACGTCGGATATACGCATCGGTTTTTGTATCAACTGCACTTGTTGAATCGTCTAAAATTAAAATCCTTGGTTTCTTCAACAATGCTCTGGCAATCGTTAATCTTTGTTTTTGGCCGCCAGATACGTTCGTTCCTCCTTGATCCAGTTGCGTTTCATAACCATCTGGAAATGCTTCAACAAAACTATCTGCTTGCGCTAACTCAGCAACGCGCTTTATTTCTTCATCAGATGCTGTTTGGTCACCCCATCGTAAATTTTCACTAATGGTACCCGAAAACAGCACATTTTTTTGCAGAACCATTGCAATTTGATCCCGTAAAGTAACGAGATCGTATTCTTTTACATTACGTCCCGAAACATACACTTCACCTTCAGTTGTATCATACAATCTTGGAATCAATTGAATCAGCGTACTCTTCCCGCTGCCCGTTCCACCGATGATTCCGATTGTTTCACCGGAACGAATTGTTAAATTAATGTTATCCAAATCAGCTTCCTCAGAGAGTAGATTGTATTTGAATTGAACATTTCTAAATTCAATATCGCCATTTTCAATCGTTGTCACAGCATTTTCCGGATTTGTAAGAGATGCCTTCTCTGTAAGAACCTCCGCAACTCTCTCTACCGATGCTTCTGAAATAACAATCATGACAAAAATCATGGAAATCATCATTAAGCTATTTAGAATTTGCATCATATAAGTAATGAAGCTCGTCAACTCACCAGTAGTCATACTTCCGCCCACCACATATCTTGCACCGAACCAGTACACCAATAGTAAAGTAGAATAAATAGCAATCTGCATAACAGGTGAATTTAAGGCAATAATTTTTTCTGCTTTCATAAAAAGACGTTTGATATCTTCCGATGAATCTTTGAATCTTTCAATCTCTTTTTCTTCCCGAACAAATGATTTTACTACTCGGACTCCGTTGATATTCTCTTGTACTGTTCTATTCAAGCGATCATACTTTTTAAAAACTTTAATAAAATAAGGATGGACTTTATAAACGAGCCCTATTAGTACGATTCCTAAAATAGGTACTACTAACAAGATATTTAACGCTAGTTTAAAGTTCGTATAACCCGCCATTATAAAGGCAAAAACAATCATAAAAGGCGCTCGTATTATGGTTTTTAAAATCATTTGAAAGGCCATTTGGATGTTAGAGATATCCGTGGTTAAACGAGTAATCAGACTCGAGGATGAATACTTATCAATGTTATCGAATGCAAAAGTTTGAATATTCTTGTAGATGTCTTGGCGTAGGTTGGTGGAAAAACCAACTGCTGAATCTGATGAATACTTTCCTCCCAAAACACCAAACAGCATTGATAGACAGGCAATGACAAACATTAAAGAACCTATTTTTAATACGTATTGGATATCACCTGTTAATAATCCTTTATCTAAAACTTTTGCCATTAGAAAAGGAATAAATATTTCCGTTGAAACTTCCAATGCCATAAAAAGCATGGTTAAATAAGACGGCTTCTTATATTGCCGTAATGATTTCACGATTGTTTTATACATGTATTGCATTCTCTCCTTCTTACTCTATATATATTCTTGTTCCATCAAATGATAAATTTTGTGGATTGTTTTTATTGTGATTTGAATATCCTCTTCGGGAATTTCTGCCAGCAGCTCAGTATTTCTTTTATGGAAGTCATGGACATCTTTTTTGTATAAAGCCAGTCCTTTATCAGTTAATACAATATTTACTACTCGCTTATCTTTGCTGTTTTCTTCTTTTCGTAAATACCCATTTTTTTCCAAAGTAGTTATATTTCTTGTAATACTTGGGAGTGTCACATTGATTGCTACAGCAACATCGCTCACTCTTACTTCATCTAGTTTGAGTGATAAATCATGGCAAATTTTAATGATATGCACATGTCTTTTTTGTAATTCAGCGGGCGGTTCAGGTAAAAATTGTGTCGTACGTTTTGCGCTCATGCAAGCATGAATATAGTCATCCGACAGTTTACTATTCATTTCAATCTCCTTTCAAACAAATTACCTAACATAATTACCTCAGGTAACTATATTAGCAAAAAAAAGAATAAATAGATAGTATTCTTTCCTTTAAAAATGTACTTATTTCAAAACTCTTTAATTAAGAAGAGAGAAGCTGTATTTAGCTCCTCTCTCTTGTTAGTAAATTCAATTTTAGTGACTCTTTCTATTTTATGATGACACACTCTCTTCTCAATAAAGTCACTTTTACTTTTTCCATAAACAGCTTTGCTATGGGTGTAAGTGCACGTTTTGAATTCGTGACAATTCCCAGGGTGTGAGTAGTTGCGTCCACTAACGGTTTCAAAACGATGTGTTGATTGATGAATCCATCTACAATCCCCAAACCAGAAGCGTAAGCATCTGATTCACACAGCAAATTCATAAGCGTTCCTCGATCATTGGTATAAATGACCGGTTGTGATTCGTAAGCTTCAATCGGGTCTTCATTAAAATCAGGTGCGCTTTGTTCTTCTTGACTGAATCGAACTTGTGGATAATCCCATAAATCTTGGCGTGTGATTTCATTTTTTGTTGCAAGTGGATGATCTTGTCGTAAAAAAATTTGTGTTTGAAAATCTCCTAATGGCTCGAACTGTAATCCTTCTTGTTGAAAATAACGTTCTAATACACGGCGATTCCCTTCATCTATATAAAGAATGCCTAATTCACTTTTGAAGTCTCGGACACTCTCTAGATTTTTTTGAGTAGTTGTTTCTACTAAGTGAAAATTCTGATAGTCATCTTTAAATTGTTCGATTACTTCTAAAAAAGGCTGAGATAAAAAATCATACCGTTGTGTTGTAATCGTAAAATCCTTCTTGAAATTCGTTCGATAGCGTTTTTCTAATAAGTTCACTTGATCCAAAATACGATTGGCATAAACGAGAAAATCACTGCCTTCTTCTGTCAATCGAACCCCTGATTTCGAGCGTAAAAATATACGAACACCTAATTCAATTTCTAAATCTTTAATAGCACTGGATAAACTTGGTTGTGTCACAAATAATTGTTTTGCTGCTTCACTAAAACTCCCAGCTTTAGCAATCGTTACGACATATCGACATTGTTGAATATTCATTATTCCACCCTCTTCGGTTCTAACAAACAAAAAGACCCGATAAATAAATTATCGAGTCCCTTGGCTAAGTTAGATTTGTATACAGTACACTTATCTAATGACTCGCCAAAGAACATGATGGCACATACACATCATGTTAGCAGCAACTGCATATTCATTTATAGAAATAAGTTCATTTGCCATCTTGTTCACCTCGACATTAGAATTTGATTAGATTTATCTTAGCATAGTATTTGAGATTGTCAATGGAGAGCCTCTTCTGTAAGTCTTTTTTTAGAAGTTGCTTTCAGATGATTAATGATATGTGTTGCAGAATAGAGATAATATTGAATTGCGTATACCAACGCCTCATCTTGAACTAAAAAATTGGGATGATGCCATTCATAGGGGGCACCTGTCCCGATAAAAGCAAAGATTCCAGGTATTTCCTGTTGATAAAAAGCAAAGTCTTCTCCTCCAAGCGTTACTTCAGGCTCGACAATATCTGCAAAAATCGAAACTGCTTCTTTTACTTGTTCGGTTAATATTAAATCATTATGGACAGAAGGAGGGCTCGGTATCCAAATAATCTCACTTTTTTGGTTTACTGCTCCAGCATAGGCGGTTACAATTTGTTCAAAAAGCTGTTTCGTTTTTTGTTGAATATCTTCTTTAAATGTTCGAATCGTTCCTTTTAAAACAACTGATTCTGGAATGACATTCCATGTGTTTCCACCATCAATTTTTGTAACACTGACCACCACCGTATCTAGGGGAGAAACGTGACGACTCACAATAGTTTGTAAGCTTGTCACAATTTGACTTGCGGTTACTAAAGGATCATTCCCATTATGCGGGGCAGCTGCATGCGTACCAACGCCTGTGATAATCACTTCAAATTGGTCAACTGCCGCCATCAAATGTCCAGACTTGAGTCCTATCGTTCCTATTGGTAAATCCGGTTTATTATGGTAGCCAATGATTTGTTCTACACCTTCTAAAGCTCCTGCTTCAATCACTTGTCTGGCCCCAAGATTTTGTTCCTCTGCCGGCTGAAAGATTAAGCGAATACGTCCTTTCAGCTTCTCTTCTCGTTCTTTCAAAATAGCAGCTGCTCCTAAAAGTGATGCAGTATGAAAATCATGCCCGCACGCATGCATAACTCCTTGTACTTTTGATTGATAAGATAATTGTGTACTTTCTGTAATTGGTAAAGCATCAATATCTGCACGTAATGCAATAACGGGTCCTTCTTTCCCGATTTCCGCTACTACACCTGTTGCTAGATCCAATGGAAGAATGGGAATACTTCTTTCTTTCAAAAATGACTTGATGACTTCCGTCGTTCGATACTCTTCTCCAGAAAGTTCTGGGTATTGATGAATATCTTTACGAATCGAGATGATTTCTGCTAACAATTCTTCTGATACATTCACTGTTTCAAATCCTTTCCTACACAAAATTCATTTTTCTTAGTTCTTCAATATGACTCTCATGATAAATCGCCATTCCTGTTTTCATAGATTCAAAACCTAACTGTTTATACCAGCTAACCGTGTTTGGATGAGTATACAATGTAATGTTACATTTCGAAAGATGATCAACAAACGTCTTAATAATAAACTTTCCGATTCCCTGTCCTTGATAGTCCTTGTCAACAGCGATATTATAGATCGCCGCTTGAGCAATATAATCAGTCAGTGCACGTCCACACCCAATCAGCTGATTATCCAAGAGAATAAATACCACTTCCTGACTATGTTCAAAGACAAATTTTGTCTCCAGAACCGTGTGATTAGTCAATCCAAATCCTTTTAAAAGCTGATTTACTTCCGCCCAGTTGATGTCTTGTATGTTTCGTTTTACTTGAAAATCCATACTCTCTTCGTCTCCTTAAATAGCAAGTTTATGAATATGATCTCGATAATAAGTAGACAAAAACTGCTTGGTTCGTTCTTGTTTTGGGTGTTCAAAGACTTCTTCAGCAGTGCCGGATTCGATGATTTTCCCTTGATCTAAAAATAGGACACGGTCAGCAACTTTACGCACAAAATTCATTTCGTGAGATACTAGTAACATGGTGTTTCCTTCTTTTGCCGCTTTTTTTATGGTATCCAAAACTTCGCCTACTAATTCCGGATCAAGTGCAGAGGTTGGTTCATCTAGTAGTAATAATTCTGGTTGCATTGCTAAAGCACGTGCAATAGCTACACGTTGTTGTTGACCGCCGGAAAGATGTTTTGGATAAAAGTCTGCCCGCTCAATCATACCAACTTTTTTCAGCTGTTGCTCTGCAATTTCTTTTGCCTCTTGCTTAGGAAGACCTTTTACAATCACTAATCCTTCCATCACATTTTCTAAAGCTGTCTTCTGTTGAAAAAGGTTAAACTGCTGAAAAACCATTGCCGTTAATTTTCTCAATTGTAAAACATCAACTTTCTTTGCTTGGGCGATATCTAAGTGGAAATTATTTAGCTGAATCGTACCAGACTCTCCTTGCTCAAGGAAATTAAGCGAGCGTAACAAAGTTGATTTCCCAGCACCCGATGAACCAATAATCGCCACTACTTGTCCCGGCAAAATATCAAATGAGATATCATTCAACACCGTATTTTGATGAAATGTTTTTGTTAAGTTTTTAATCTGTATCATAACCAATCTCCCGCCTTTCTTGCTCGTAGCTGAACGTTGTCCGGAATACTAATTTTCTTTTCTACAAACTGGATTAATTGTTCAATCATAATCGTTACTCCCCAGTAGATTACTGCTAGTGCCAAATAAACTTCAAAGTAGCGATAATTAGCACCAGCAATAATTTTAGCTTGCGCTGTCATCTCCACAACCGCGCAAACAAAGGCCAATGATGTTCCTTTTAACAGTCCGATTAATGTATTTCCTAAAGTTGGCAAAGCTACTACAAATGCCTCTGGTATAATCACGCGTGCCAACACTTGTGGATAAGTCATCCCTAAAGATTGTGCTGCTTCGATTTGCCCCTTATTAACCGATTGCAGTGCTCCACGAATATTTTCTGAATTATATGCTCCTTCATTAACCGCAAATGTCACTAACACAAAAAGCAGCGAAGGAATATTATTAATATTAAAATCTGTGCCATTATTATAATTGTAATATTTTAACAATAATGGAATTCCATTGTAGGACAAATACAATTGTACGATTAATGGTGTCCCTCGTACAAAAGATACAAATACAGCAAATATCTGTGATAGCACGGGTATTTTATTCATCTTTACGATTGCAATCAATAAACCTAGTAACAGTCCAAGTAACATCGATAAAATAGTAATTTCCAAGGTCATCGGCAAATATACCAATAACCTTGGAATCGAAGTAAGAACCGTTTCAAAATCAAATATTTTTC
Coding sequences:
- a CDS encoding type IV pilus modification PilV family protein, with the translated sequence MKYNYGKSPITITKDESGMTLVEVLASIVLISLIVTTFLSFFIQASKTNNQTKDVNFATFIAQAELEELNQYTKIEDIDLDENGEIVKTSPENDFTIRVKITKLPDINLYNAFVTVRKGEKTYAQMETYLTLEKQDAGD
- a CDS encoding GGDEF domain-containing protein; protein product: MFANIIANIAVIMIPIYLYYRINSGVSDKEFFTRKEFFLFILVETILGIALLELSIFFMGAYLDFRPLLFSISMIYLGWKITIPSMLLVEIVYLYFTMDKNPLIGVLGCLFLALSMCAIKKIAEKKFQSYGQLIALVTFNLIITAISSYFFLQNLDQTFLFYLIISIFGYAMITALYFMMDDLRILRERTDYDYLTHLLNVRKFKERLNKLENNRQTDMSVAVLDIDWFKSYNDRYGHDAGDKILWGIAQVFSAYSTNNTTIYRIGGEEFAIIITGLSLKEAELAVADIMDNVVNRPIPINRHHTISVTLSVGLAYAREDESFHKVWKRADSAMYKAKNNGRDQLYVSDRNNDKYVNPDDIMSTQEINS
- a CDS encoding MarR family winged helix-turn-helix transcriptional regulator, producing the protein MNSKLSDDYIHACMSAKRTTQFLPEPPAELQKRHVHIIKICHDLSLKLDEVRVSDVAVAINVTLPSITRNITTLEKNGYLRKEENSKDKRVVNIVLTDKGLALYKKDVHDFHKRNTELLAEIPEEDIQITIKTIHKIYHLMEQEYI
- a CDS encoding amidohydrolase, which gives rise to MNVSEELLAEIISIRKDIHQYPELSGEEYRTTEVIKSFLKERSIPILPLDLATGVVAEIGKEGPVIALRADIDALPITESTQLSYQSKVQGVMHACGHDFHTASLLGAAAILKEREEKLKGRIRLIFQPAEEQNLGARQVIEAGALEGVEQIIGYHNKPDLPIGTIGLKSGHLMAAVDQFEVIITGVGTHAAAPHNGNDPLVTASQIVTSLQTIVSRHVSPLDTVVVSVTKIDGGNTWNVIPESVVLKGTIRTFKEDIQQKTKQLFEQIVTAYAGAVNQKSEIIWIPSPPSVHNDLILTEQVKEAVSIFADIVEPEVTLGGEDFAFYQQEIPGIFAFIGTGAPYEWHHPNFLVQDEALVYAIQYYLYSATHIINHLKATSKKRLTEEALH
- a CDS encoding LysR family transcriptional regulator → MNIQQCRYVVTIAKAGSFSEAAKQLFVTQPSLSSAIKDLEIELGVRIFLRSKSGVRLTEEGSDFLVYANRILDQVNLLEKRYRTNFKKDFTITTQRYDFLSQPFLEVIEQFKDDYQNFHLVETTTQKNLESVRDFKSELGILYIDEGNRRVLERYFQQEGLQFEPLGDFQTQIFLRQDHPLATKNEITRQDLWDYPQVRFSQEEQSAPDFNEDPIEAYESQPVIYTNDRGTLMNLLCESDAYASGLGIVDGFINQHIVLKPLVDATTHTLGIVTNSKRALTPIAKLFMEKVKVTLLRRECVIIK
- a CDS encoding PilW family protein, with amino-acid sequence MRRWKPISRLRSKMLEIDLVEEEGMTLVELLASLTLLSVVILLVGSIHIFGQKQYVKQASEASQANELSAGLSSMSRELRGLSADKVAIEEGAIYVDGTILFELVGNQIISKGTAIIAENIERFGCEKSEDGSSIELTLMGENLEEYVTMIYFRGE
- a CDS encoding EAL domain-containing protein; this encodes MSSNAIKEKIDDLYFVFQPIIQAVSSLEQDVCSYEVLLRSKENSSFPFELFMTLIADEDSNELLLEQYTEMVYDYMERIPNADLSLNLHPQQLTYESTWEFLKSIQMYSDRITIEFTEFPPEDYTRRVFSTRQWMNQINEMGFTIALDDVDCGLNSMQFVMEHIDVLSSIKFSILPFRKMNRSTLLHFLKGWIEIARHHQVKLVVEAVEDAELAAKLHEMGVIFQQGYFWGRGRRL
- a CDS encoding ABC transporter ATP-binding protein, yielding MYKTIVKSLRQYKKPSYLTMLFMALEVSTEIFIPFLMAKVLDKGLLTGDIQYVLKIGSLMFVIACLSMLFGVLGGKYSSDSAVGFSTNLRQDIYKNIQTFAFDNIDKYSSSSLITRLTTDISNIQMAFQMILKTIIRAPFMIVFAFIMAGYTNFKLALNILLVVPILGIVLIGLVYKVHPYFIKVFKKYDRLNRTVQENINGVRVVKSFVREEKEIERFKDSSEDIKRLFMKAEKIIALNSPVMQIAIYSTLLLVYWFGARYVVGGSMTTGELTSFITYMMQILNSLMMISMIFVMIVISEASVERVAEVLTEKASLTNPENAVTTIENGDIEFRNVQFKYNLLSEEADLDNINLTIRSGETIGIIGGTGSGKSTLIQLIPRLYDTTEGEVYVSGRNVKEYDLVTLRDQIAMVLQKNVLFSGTISENLRWGDQTASDEEIKRVAELAQADSFVEAFPDGYETQLDQGGTNVSGGQKQRLTIARALLKKPRILILDDSTSAVDTKTDAYIRRSFSQEIPNTTKIIVAQRISSIQDSDRIIVLNEGKIDGIGTHEELLGNNAIYKEVYESQVKGGTIIEE
- a CDS encoding ABC transporter ATP-binding protein translates to MSKATVSPLKILKRILSYATKEYKLRLIVVVVSILISAGTNAIGISFTKVLIDDYIAPLVLQENPDFSNLARVIGLMAGLYLTGALFTYVYNRSMVTVAQGILKDIRDEMFEHMETLPIRYFDSNATGDIMSHYTNDIDTLRQMISQSVPQTFSSFIMILSIVIAMFIINVPMTLFVLVMVGLMVYVIRFLGSRSGRYFSIQQSALGALNGYVEEMIEGQKVVKVFNHEDEAIADFDKLNEDLRENATKANTYANILMPIMGNIGNFTYLLTAVVGSIFSITGVTALTIGSIASFVQFTKSITMPVSQISQQFNAIVLSLAGAQRIFQLLDEEPEEDTGTIELVNIKKNLDGEIEEVSERTGHWAWKKTSDSAINYIELTGDVRFKDVTFGYNENKTVLHSISLFAKPGQKIAFVGATGAGKTTITNLINRFYDIQQGMITYDGLDIKDIKKDDLRKSLGIVLQDTHLFSGTIKENIRYGRLDATDEEVEAAAKLANADFFIKQLPHGYDTELTGDGGSLSQGQRQLLAIARAAVANPPVLILDEATSSIDTRTEAIVQRGMDALMEGRTVFVIAHRLSTIRNSDAIMVMEQGRIIERGNHDELIDQKGEYYQLYTGAFEMS